A part of Alphaproteobacteria bacterium genomic DNA contains:
- a CDS encoding DUF378 domain-containing protein has translation MKIKLVITAFILAVIGAINWGTVGVLGINLVEVLFGFSPLLVKSVYTLVGLSGLYLLVVGRGFINFLGSKML, from the coding sequence ATGAAAATAAAATTAGTCATAACAGCATTTATTCTAGCTGTAATTGGTGCCATCAACTGGGGAACAGTTGGGGTGTTAGGTATTAATTTAGTCGAAGTTTTGTTTGGCTTCTCGCCGTTATTGGTAAAATCTGTCTACACACTTGTTGGCCTTTCCGGTTTATATTTACTTGTGGTGGGCAGGGGGTTTATAAATTTTCT